Proteins co-encoded in one Cricetulus griseus strain 17A/GY chromosome 1 unlocalized genomic scaffold, alternate assembly CriGri-PICRH-1.0 chr1_1, whole genome shotgun sequence genomic window:
- the Ppat gene encoding amidophosphoribosyltransferase isoform X2 — MELEELGIREECGVFGCIASGEWPTQLDVPHVITLGLVGLQHRGQESAGIVTSDGSSEPTYKVHKGMGLVNHVFTEDNLKKLYVSNLGIGHTRYATTGKCELENCQPFVVETLHGKIAVAHNGELVNAARLRKKLLRHGIGLSTSSDSEMITQLLAYTPPQERDDTPDWVARIKNLMKEAPTAYSLLIMHRDVIYAVRDPYGNRPLCIGRLIPVSDINDKEKKSSETEGWVVSSESCSFLSIGARYSHEVKPGEIVEISRHGVRTLDTIPRSEGDPVAFCIFEYVYFARPDSIFEDQMVYTVRYRCGQQLAIEAPVEADLVSTVPESATPAALGYAAKCGLPYVEVLCKNRYVGRTFIQPNMRLRQLGVAKKFGVLSDNFKGKRIVLIDDSIVRGNTISPIIKLLKESGAKEVHIRVASPPIKYPCFMGINIPTKEELIANKPEFEHLAEYLGANSVIYLSVEGLVSSVQQEIKFKKQKVKKLDITIQENGNGLECFEKTGHCTACLTGQYPVELDW; from the exons gGGTCAGGAGAGTGCTGGCATTGTGACCAGTGATGGGAGTTCAGAGCCTACATACAAGGTGCATAAG GGAATGGGTCTTGTAAATCATGTTTTTACTGAAGACAATTTGAAGAAATTGTATGTCTCAAATCTTGGGATTGGCCATACGAGATATGCCACGACAGGAAAGTGTGAGCTGGAGAATTGCCAGCCATTTGTTGTTGAAACTCTTCATGGGAAAATAGCTGTGGCACACAATGGTGAACTGGTAAACGCAGCTCGCCTAAGAAAAAAG CTTCTGCGCCATGGCATTGGGCTTTCCACATCCTCCGATAGCGAAATGATTACCCAGTTACTTGCCTATACCCCTCCTCAGGAACGAGATGATACCCCGGACTGGGTAGCAAG AATTAAGAACTTAATGAAGGAAGCGCCCACAGCATACTCCCTGCTTATAATGCACAGGGACGTCATTTATGCAGTGCGGGATCCATACGGAAATCGTCCTCTGTGCATCGGTCGTCTTATTCCAGTTTCTGATATAAATGACAAAG AGAAAAAATCTTCAGAAACTGAAGGCTGGGTCGTGTCTTCTGAATCTTGCAGCTTTTTATCTATTGGTGCAAG ATATTCCCATGAAGTCAAGCCTGGAGAAATTGTAGAAATATCCAGACATGGTGTCAGAACACTTGATACAATTCCAAGGTCTGAAGGAGACCCAGTGGCTTTTTGTATCTTTGAATATGTTTATTTTGCAAGACCAGATAGTATATTTGAAG ACCAAATGGTTTACACCGTAAGGTACCGCTGTGGCCAGCAGCTGGCCATTGAAGCACCTGTGGAGGCGGACTTGGTTAGCACGGTTCCAGAGTCGGCTACGCCTGCTGCTCTTGGGTATGCAGCTAAG TGTGGACTGCCCTATGTGGAGGTGCTGTGTAAAAACCGATATGTGGGAAGAACCTTTATTCAGCCAAACATGAGGTTAAGACAACTGGGAGTTGCAAAAAAATTTGGTGTGTTGTCTGACAACTTTAAAGGCAAAAGAATTGTTCTCATAGATGATTCAATTGTGAGAGGCAATACTATCTCACCCATCATAAAACTCCTCAAAGAATCCGGGGCAAAAGAG GTGCACATTCGAGTTGCTTCACCACCAATAAAATATCCTTGCTTCATGGGAATAAATATACCCACAAAAGAAGAGCTGATAGCCAATAAGCCAGAATTTGAACATCTTGCAGAATACCTCG GAGCAAACAGTGTTATATACTTGTCAGTGGAAGGACTGGTCTCATCTGTGCAACAAGAGATCAAATTCAAGAAGCAAAAAGTGAAAAAACTTGACATTACaattcaagaaaatggaaatggtcTGGAATGTTTTGAGAAGACTGGTCACTGTACAGCTTGcctcactgggcagtatcctgtgGAACTGGATTGGTAG
- the Ppat gene encoding amidophosphoribosyltransferase isoform X3 has product MELEELGIREECGVFGCIASGEWPTQLDVPHVITLGLVGLQHRGQESAGIVTSDGSSEPTYKVHKGMGLVNHVFTEDNLKKLYVSNLGIGHTRYATTGKCELENCQPFVVETLHGKIAVAHNGELVNAARLRKKLLRHGIGLSTSSDSEMITQLLAYTPPQERDDTPDWVARIKNLMKEAPTAYSLLIMHRDVIYAVRDPYGNRPLCIGRLIPVSDINDKEKKSSETEGWVVSSESCSFLSIGARYSHEVKPGEIVEISRHGVRTLDTIPRSEGDPVAFCIFEYVYFARPDSIFEDQMVYTVRYRCGQQLAIEAPVEADLVSTVPESATPAALGYAAKCGLPYVEVLCKNRYVGRTFIQPNMRLRQLGVAKKFGVLSDNFKGKRIVLIDDSIVRGNTISPIIKLLKESGAKEEQTVLYTCQWKDWSHLCNKRSNSRSKK; this is encoded by the exons gGGTCAGGAGAGTGCTGGCATTGTGACCAGTGATGGGAGTTCAGAGCCTACATACAAGGTGCATAAG GGAATGGGTCTTGTAAATCATGTTTTTACTGAAGACAATTTGAAGAAATTGTATGTCTCAAATCTTGGGATTGGCCATACGAGATATGCCACGACAGGAAAGTGTGAGCTGGAGAATTGCCAGCCATTTGTTGTTGAAACTCTTCATGGGAAAATAGCTGTGGCACACAATGGTGAACTGGTAAACGCAGCTCGCCTAAGAAAAAAG CTTCTGCGCCATGGCATTGGGCTTTCCACATCCTCCGATAGCGAAATGATTACCCAGTTACTTGCCTATACCCCTCCTCAGGAACGAGATGATACCCCGGACTGGGTAGCAAG AATTAAGAACTTAATGAAGGAAGCGCCCACAGCATACTCCCTGCTTATAATGCACAGGGACGTCATTTATGCAGTGCGGGATCCATACGGAAATCGTCCTCTGTGCATCGGTCGTCTTATTCCAGTTTCTGATATAAATGACAAAG AGAAAAAATCTTCAGAAACTGAAGGCTGGGTCGTGTCTTCTGAATCTTGCAGCTTTTTATCTATTGGTGCAAG ATATTCCCATGAAGTCAAGCCTGGAGAAATTGTAGAAATATCCAGACATGGTGTCAGAACACTTGATACAATTCCAAGGTCTGAAGGAGACCCAGTGGCTTTTTGTATCTTTGAATATGTTTATTTTGCAAGACCAGATAGTATATTTGAAG ACCAAATGGTTTACACCGTAAGGTACCGCTGTGGCCAGCAGCTGGCCATTGAAGCACCTGTGGAGGCGGACTTGGTTAGCACGGTTCCAGAGTCGGCTACGCCTGCTGCTCTTGGGTATGCAGCTAAG TGTGGACTGCCCTATGTGGAGGTGCTGTGTAAAAACCGATATGTGGGAAGAACCTTTATTCAGCCAAACATGAGGTTAAGACAACTGGGAGTTGCAAAAAAATTTGGTGTGTTGTCTGACAACTTTAAAGGCAAAAGAATTGTTCTCATAGATGATTCAATTGTGAGAGGCAATACTATCTCACCCATCATAAAACTCCTCAAAGAATCCGGGGCAAAAGAG GAGCAAACAGTGTTATATACTTGTCAGTGGAAGGACTGGTCTCATCTGTGCAACAAGAGATCAAATTCAAGAAGCAAAAAGTGA